From the Pseudoalteromonas tunicata genome, one window contains:
- a CDS encoding FlgO family outer membrane protein, with translation MKKLLFISLCIGLTGCESIEKWSQLDSQPKTQASIKNEAKLNDDALEQSLVFDQYGTYLNSVSAAGFNNSPDIGKVYSNAANRNINHYIRGITHDLIENLTYVNEQTPIGIASFVLIDGTLDSAGVLGKQIAESFQHEIYKFGIPVIDFKTTDFFRVTPEGDFILSRDYLELKPNLPIEYVLLGTLVKHDAGYLVNARIVGLESKAIVASAQGFLPQVITDSLLGSQKMANIRLE, from the coding sequence ATGAAAAAGTTACTGTTTATTAGCCTGTGTATTGGGTTGACTGGTTGTGAGTCAATTGAAAAATGGAGTCAGCTCGATAGCCAACCAAAAACTCAAGCCAGTATTAAAAATGAGGCTAAATTAAATGATGATGCACTTGAGCAATCATTAGTGTTTGATCAATATGGTACTTATTTAAATAGCGTATCAGCAGCTGGATTTAATAATTCACCAGATATAGGTAAAGTTTATAGCAACGCTGCAAACCGCAATATTAATCATTATATTCGTGGTATCACCCATGATCTGATTGAAAACTTAACCTATGTTAATGAACAAACGCCTATTGGTATTGCTAGTTTTGTATTGATAGATGGCACTCTCGATAGCGCCGGTGTGCTTGGTAAACAAATCGCTGAAAGTTTCCAACACGAAATTTATAAATTTGGTATTCCGGTGATAGATTTTAAAACCACCGACTTTTTTCGGGTAACACCTGAAGGGGACTTTATATTAAGTCGTGATTATCTCGAGCTAAAACCAAACCTACCGATTGAATACGTATTACTTGGCACCTTAGTCAAACACGATGCAGGTTACTTGGTAAATGCGCGAATTGTAGGGCTTGAGTCAAAGGCAATTGTGGCATCAGCTCAGGGTTTTTTACCGCAAGTGATCACTGATTCCTTGTTAGGTAGTCAAAAAATGGCAAATATCCGTCTAGAATAA
- a CDS encoding FlgO family outer membrane protein has translation MNKSQYCYLPAALCMLFLTGCKISTPLFFSSDPAPVRTTVMDQDQPVIQSYAAQLVSQLLAKPLNFPPNARVAVGTFLPSMAEPTSQQLQLGAQLQDSLATVMTQAGFKLTELTLRQRIKISPEADLFLSRDPSQLHQDANAQYLVVGTLNSEQTKTQVNLRLVNTSDQSVVAAATTYIPNNVAWGHEKVSLRAGQLNRSAY, from the coding sequence ATGAACAAGTCACAGTATTGCTATCTTCCAGCTGCGTTATGCATGTTATTTTTAACCGGTTGTAAAATTAGTACACCGCTATTCTTTTCAAGCGATCCAGCGCCTGTACGCACAACAGTGATGGATCAGGATCAGCCTGTTATTCAAAGTTATGCCGCACAGCTTGTTTCACAATTGCTCGCCAAACCGCTTAACTTTCCGCCCAATGCTCGCGTAGCGGTTGGCACTTTTTTGCCGTCGATGGCAGAGCCGACTTCGCAGCAGCTTCAGTTAGGTGCACAATTGCAAGATAGTTTAGCCACCGTAATGACGCAGGCAGGGTTTAAATTAACCGAACTGACATTACGCCAACGTATTAAAATCTCACCTGAAGCTGATTTGTTTTTATCACGCGACCCTTCGCAGCTGCATCAAGACGCCAATGCCCAATATTTAGTGGTTGGTACACTCAATTCAGAGCAAACAAAAACACAGGTTAATTTACGCTTGGTTAATACGAGCGATCAAAGTGTGGTGGCTGCGGCCACAACGTATATTCCAAACAATGTTGCTTGGGGGCATGAAAAGGTATCACTTCGTGCAGGTCAGCTTAATCGCAGTGCTTATTAA
- a CDS encoding FlgO family outer membrane protein — translation MKQLLLISMAVSLFVPPVLSQGNESGYTAVRSVNIGQGSYFATEPYFSSAEDINGHPAAYNQLGSAINSDQRNMQFFVQQLCAELLPNLAGIVKGAPVAVASFVMLDGDLMKTNLFGQQLSENFIHELYKAGIAVIDFKVTDYLRVAPSGDYILSRDYLELGNDIATQFILAGTLVKHRTGYLVNARVVGVKSKLVVASAHGLIPNYVTAGLVSSDFRDGVRVR, via the coding sequence ATGAAGCAATTACTATTAATTAGCATGGCTGTTTCGCTGTTTGTACCGCCAGTTTTAAGTCAAGGGAATGAGTCGGGTTACACGGCTGTCAGAAGCGTTAATATTGGCCAGGGGAGCTACTTTGCCACCGAACCTTATTTCTCCTCCGCTGAAGATATAAATGGTCATCCGGCAGCGTATAACCAACTTGGTAGCGCCATTAATAGTGATCAGCGTAATATGCAATTTTTTGTTCAGCAACTTTGCGCAGAATTATTGCCAAATCTAGCAGGTATTGTCAAAGGTGCTCCTGTTGCGGTTGCAAGCTTTGTAATGCTTGATGGCGATTTGATGAAAACTAATTTATTTGGCCAGCAGCTTTCAGAAAACTTCATTCATGAATTATATAAAGCGGGAATAGCAGTAATTGATTTTAAGGTGACGGATTATTTGCGTGTTGCTCCAAGTGGTGATTATATTTTAAGCCGCGATTATTTAGAGCTTGGCAATGATATTGCCACTCAGTTTATTTTAGCGGGTACCTTAGTCAAACACCGCACTGGTTACTTAGTGAATGCACGTGTCGTTGGGGTTAAATCGAAATTAGTAGTCGCCTCTGCCCATGGTTTGATCCCAAATTATGTCACCGCAGGCTTAGTTAGCTCTGACTTTAGAGATGGCGTACGGGTTCGATAA
- the galU gene encoding UTP--glucose-1-phosphate uridylyltransferase GalU, whose protein sequence is MKKIQKAVIPVAGLGTRMLPATKAIPKEMLPIVDKPLIQYVVAEAIAAGIKEIVLVTHASKNSIENHFDTSFELEATLEKRVKRQLLAEVQSICPKDVTIIHVRQGEAKGLGHAIACAAPIIGDQPFAVILPDVILDDATCNLKQDNLAAMIAKYNQDGLSQIMVEEVPHHDVDKFGVVDIQGVRLNAGESAKIVAMVEKPPVDEAPSNLAVVGRYVLNEKIWQMLKRTPPGAGDEIQLTDSIALLMETDDVEAYYMKGKSHDCGSKLGYMKANISYALRRDDLKDELTTYIKTLL, encoded by the coding sequence ATGAAAAAAATTCAAAAAGCAGTGATCCCAGTGGCTGGTTTGGGCACCAGGATGTTGCCTGCCACCAAAGCTATTCCAAAAGAAATGTTGCCGATTGTTGATAAACCACTGATCCAATATGTTGTTGCTGAAGCCATTGCTGCTGGTATAAAAGAAATAGTATTAGTGACTCACGCCAGTAAAAACTCAATTGAAAACCATTTTGATACCAGTTTTGAGTTAGAAGCCACACTTGAAAAGCGCGTTAAACGTCAGCTTTTGGCCGAGGTGCAAAGTATTTGCCCAAAAGATGTGACAATTATTCATGTGCGCCAAGGTGAAGCCAAAGGCTTAGGCCATGCTATTGCATGTGCGGCGCCTATTATTGGTGATCAACCTTTTGCGGTAATTTTACCCGATGTTATTTTAGATGATGCGACTTGCAATCTTAAACAAGACAATCTTGCAGCTATGATTGCTAAATATAATCAAGATGGGCTTAGCCAAATTATGGTTGAAGAAGTGCCGCATCATGATGTTGATAAATTTGGTGTTGTCGATATTCAAGGGGTTAGGCTCAACGCGGGGGAATCAGCTAAAATTGTTGCTATGGTTGAAAAACCACCTGTGGATGAAGCACCCTCAAATTTAGCGGTGGTGGGTCGTTATGTCTTAAACGAAAAAATTTGGCAGATGCTAAAACGTACACCCCCCGGTGCTGGTGATGAAATTCAGCTCACCGATTCCATTGCATTGCTGATGGAAACAGATGACGTTGAAGCCTATTACATGAAAGGTAAAAGCCATGACTGTGGCAGTAAGCTTGGTTATATGAAAGCAAATATATCTTATGCGTTGCGCCGTGATGATTTAAAAGATGAATTAACAACCTACATAAAAACGTTATTGTAG
- a CDS encoding thymidylate synthase, whose amino-acid sequence MKQYLELMRHVKEHGVKKEDRTGTGTISVFGYQMRFNLSEGFPLVTTKKCHLKSIIHELLWFLAGDTNIKYLTDNGVKIWDGWATEEGELGPVYGAQWRSWQGLDGQVIDQIAELIKQIKTNPDSRRLIVSAWNPAVLPDTQFSPSENAAMGKQALPPCHTLFQFYVLEGKLSCQLYQRSADILLGVPFNIASYALLTMMIAQVCDLKVGDFVHTFGDAHLYSNHLEQVDEQLSRTPFPKPTMKINPAVKDIFAFKFEDFELENYQAHPHIKAPVAI is encoded by the coding sequence ATGAAACAGTATTTAGAATTAATGCGCCATGTAAAAGAACATGGTGTTAAAAAAGAAGATAGAACAGGCACGGGTACAATCAGTGTATTTGGTTATCAAATGCGCTTTAATTTGAGTGAAGGTTTTCCGCTGGTAACCACTAAAAAATGCCATTTAAAATCAATCATTCATGAACTGCTATGGTTTTTAGCCGGTGATACCAATATTAAGTATTTAACCGATAATGGCGTGAAAATTTGGGATGGTTGGGCAACTGAAGAGGGCGAACTTGGGCCTGTTTATGGCGCACAGTGGCGCTCTTGGCAAGGCCTTGATGGGCAAGTGATTGACCAAATTGCAGAGCTTATCAAGCAAATCAAAACCAACCCTGATTCGCGTCGGTTAATTGTCAGTGCTTGGAACCCTGCGGTATTACCCGATACCCAATTTTCACCAAGCGAAAATGCGGCGATGGGTAAACAAGCCTTGCCGCCTTGCCATACGTTATTTCAGTTTTATGTACTCGAAGGTAAATTATCGTGTCAGCTGTATCAACGTAGCGCTGACATTTTATTAGGCGTGCCGTTTAATATCGCCAGCTATGCATTATTAACTATGATGATTGCACAAGTGTGTGATTTAAAAGTGGGTGATTTTGTTCATACCTTTGGTGATGCGCATTTATATTCTAATCATTTAGAGCAAGTTGATGAGCAGCTTTCACGCACGCCATTTCCAAAGCCAACAATGAAAATAAACCCAGCAGTAAAAGATATTTTTGCGTTTAAGTTCGAAGACTTTGAACTTGAGAATTATCAAGCGCATCCGCATATTAAGGCGCCTGTCGCAATTTAA
- the lgt gene encoding prolipoprotein diacylglyceryl transferase → MALAFPEIDPIIFSVGPLSVRWYGMMYLIGFACAMFLANRQAQKSQGAWTKDQVSDLLFYGMLGVILGGRVGYVLFYQFSYFLENPLYLFRIDQGGMSFHGGVIGVSLAVMWFAKTRKKALLAVGDFVAPLVPLGLLAGRIGNFINGELWGRTTDVSWGIIFPGAGPIARHPSQLYEALLEGLVLFLILQWFIKKPRPAGSVAGVFLLGYGSFRFIVEYFREPDAHLGLFAGVISMGQILSTPMIFAGIGFLIWAYRSNQKTVLN, encoded by the coding sequence ATGGCGTTAGCGTTTCCTGAAATCGATCCGATAATTTTTTCTGTTGGACCCTTAAGTGTTCGTTGGTACGGCATGATGTACTTAATTGGTTTTGCCTGTGCGATGTTTTTAGCTAATCGCCAAGCACAAAAAAGCCAAGGTGCGTGGACCAAAGATCAGGTGAGTGACTTGCTATTTTATGGCATGTTGGGCGTGATTTTAGGAGGACGAGTTGGCTATGTGCTGTTCTACCAATTTAGTTATTTCCTCGAAAATCCACTTTATTTATTTCGCATCGATCAAGGTGGCATGTCTTTTCATGGTGGTGTAATCGGCGTTTCTTTAGCTGTTATGTGGTTTGCGAAAACACGTAAAAAGGCTTTGTTAGCCGTAGGTGATTTTGTTGCACCTCTGGTGCCGCTTGGTTTGCTTGCCGGACGCATAGGTAATTTTATTAATGGTGAATTATGGGGCCGCACTACTGATGTCTCATGGGGGATTATTTTTCCGGGGGCAGGCCCAATTGCACGCCACCCATCGCAATTATATGAAGCTTTACTTGAGGGGTTAGTGCTGTTTCTTATCTTACAATGGTTTATTAAAAAGCCCCGTCCTGCAGGCAGTGTTGCCGGTGTATTCTTACTTGGCTATGGTAGTTTCCGCTTTATAGTTGAGTATTTTAGAGAGCCCGATGCGCATTTAGGTTTGTTTGCGGGCGTGATTTCTATGGGGCAAATTTTATCAACCCCAATGATTTTTGCGGGGATTGGCTTTTTAATTTGGGCCTATCGCAGTAATCAAAAAACCGTATTAAATTAA
- a CDS encoding sulfite exporter TauE/SafE family protein: MTDFISIITFCALLGCIVGFLAGLLGIGGGLIIVPALCFLLVKFHVLTSDHVFVVAIATSLASIIFTSTSSAFAHHKNHNIPWDIAPAVLVGVAVGALLSGFLASFIPVQFLKSVFAISVVFIALRMMLSRPSKIVRTLPNRLILTTSTAVLGGVSGLIGIGGGALLVPFLTFFSVNMKKAIGCSAASGIVIAVFGTIGYVSSGLSTTNLDDGFVGFVYLPALFGIVVTSAIFAQLGAKATHYLPVGMIKKIFALLLVIVAIRMLFS; this comes from the coding sequence ATGACAGACTTTATTTCAATCATTACCTTTTGTGCTTTACTCGGTTGTATCGTTGGATTTTTGGCCGGATTATTAGGCATTGGGGGAGGGTTAATTATTGTCCCTGCGCTGTGTTTTTTATTGGTCAAATTCCATGTATTAACATCAGATCATGTGTTTGTTGTAGCAATAGCCACTTCTTTAGCTTCAATCATATTTACCTCTACCTCATCGGCGTTCGCGCATCATAAAAATCACAATATTCCTTGGGATATCGCTCCTGCTGTGCTGGTTGGTGTCGCTGTTGGGGCGTTATTAAGTGGCTTTTTGGCCAGTTTTATTCCGGTACAATTTCTAAAAAGTGTGTTTGCAATTAGTGTGGTATTTATTGCACTTCGTATGATGCTCAGCCGACCAAGTAAAATAGTTAGAACCTTGCCAAATCGTTTGATTTTAACAACCAGTACCGCTGTTTTAGGTGGTGTTTCGGGGTTAATAGGCATTGGCGGCGGGGCTCTGTTAGTTCCATTTTTAACTTTCTTTTCAGTTAATATGAAAAAAGCGATTGGCTGCTCTGCTGCAAGCGGCATCGTCATTGCCGTATTTGGTACTATTGGTTACGTATCATCGGGTTTAAGCACTACAAATCTTGATGATGGTTTTGTCGGATTTGTTTATTTGCCGGCATTGTTTGGTATAGTAGTGACTTCGGCAATTTTTGCTCAATTAGGAGCAAAAGCAACCCACTATTTACCTGTGGGTATGATAAAAAAAATCTTTGCACTGTTATTGGTAATAGTCGCAATACGAATGTTATTTTCTTAA
- the ptsP gene encoding phosphoenolpyruvate--protein phosphotransferase: MLAVLRKIAEAVSQQPNLHSALSCFVLSVKEAINTECCSVYFADYSQDDFVLMATEGLNPEAVGKFRIGFTEGLVGLVAQREEPINLAFAQTHPRFMHAPEVKEDNYNAFLAVPIVHQKKVLGVIVVQQKIARVFTQDEESLLVTLSAQLASQLALVELKEILKQDELGHQTSCLKGLSGAPGIAIGHAFVVLPELTFNSFEIRKHSDVTAELTLFRQAVSATRHDFNLMSQELAGSLSEETVAVFHVYQNLLDAKSLGNSVENEIKAGWCAKSALKLVIEKLVSQFMAMQDTYLKERAIDIQDIGLRVLHHMHDTQQAYKSYPENTILVADVLTPTMLADVPKDKIAGVISVSGAANSHASILTRALGIPAIWGVSELPILQVEGKEIILDAYAGRLYVSPSKMLLSEYTQLKKQEGILHDQFASEHHLAAETLDGEHIRLLVNAGLEISADLANANYIDGVGLYRTEAWFMQRSTFPTQNEQELWYRQVLSAYHPSPVVMRTLDIGGDKMLSYFDVKEENPFLGWRGIRVSLDHPELFLDQLKAMLKANAGLGNLKILFPMVTEVSEVAQAKQLLERAYYELADEWADQFCQIEMPEIGVMLEVPSSTWLIPEWAGKVDFCSVGSNDLTQYLLAVDRTNSRVAELFNPFHPAVLRVLNNIAEQCQQFELPFSLCGELAADPEGAILLVAMGYRSLSMNPSSINQVKWALRRLEVRYMKDLLAECLRQPSAILVQRLVRNFIVEHGLSQLLYTCHGMSESI, from the coding sequence ATGTTAGCCGTATTACGTAAAATTGCAGAGGCGGTGTCTCAGCAGCCTAATTTACATAGTGCGTTGAGTTGTTTTGTTTTGTCTGTCAAAGAGGCCATCAATACAGAATGTTGCTCGGTGTATTTTGCCGATTATTCGCAAGATGATTTTGTTTTGATGGCAACCGAAGGGTTAAACCCTGAAGCAGTGGGTAAGTTTCGTATTGGATTTACCGAAGGTCTTGTTGGTTTAGTTGCGCAGCGCGAAGAGCCAATTAACTTAGCTTTTGCGCAAACCCATCCTCGTTTTATGCATGCTCCAGAAGTAAAAGAAGATAACTATAATGCTTTTTTAGCGGTGCCAATAGTGCATCAAAAAAAGGTGTTGGGCGTTATTGTTGTGCAGCAAAAAATTGCTCGGGTGTTTACGCAAGACGAAGAGTCTTTGTTAGTTACGCTATCGGCACAGTTAGCATCTCAGCTGGCTTTGGTCGAACTAAAGGAAATTCTAAAGCAAGATGAGCTTGGTCATCAAACCTCTTGCTTAAAAGGCTTATCGGGTGCCCCAGGTATTGCGATTGGCCATGCATTTGTGGTGTTGCCTGAGCTTACATTTAACAGTTTTGAAATTCGAAAGCATAGTGATGTCACTGCTGAGCTAACCTTGTTTCGCCAAGCGGTTAGTGCCACACGTCATGATTTTAATTTAATGTCACAAGAGCTTGCGGGCAGCCTTTCTGAAGAAACTGTGGCTGTATTTCATGTTTATCAAAATTTACTCGATGCCAAAAGTTTAGGTAACAGTGTTGAAAATGAAATTAAAGCGGGTTGGTGTGCAAAAAGCGCGTTAAAGCTTGTGATTGAAAAGCTTGTGAGCCAATTTATGGCGATGCAAGATACCTACTTAAAAGAACGTGCCATCGATATTCAAGATATCGGTTTACGTGTATTGCACCACATGCACGATACGCAGCAGGCCTACAAATCGTATCCCGAAAATACCATTCTTGTCGCTGATGTACTTACTCCAACCATGCTGGCTGATGTGCCAAAAGATAAAATTGCCGGTGTGATCAGTGTCAGTGGTGCAGCCAATTCTCATGCTTCAATTTTAACGCGAGCACTTGGGATCCCTGCAATTTGGGGGGTGAGTGAGTTACCTATTTTGCAAGTTGAAGGTAAAGAAATCATATTAGATGCTTATGCTGGGCGTTTATATGTGTCACCTTCAAAAATGCTTCTTAGCGAATATACCCAACTTAAAAAGCAAGAAGGGATATTGCATGACCAATTTGCATCTGAGCATCATTTAGCGGCTGAAACCTTAGATGGAGAACATATTCGCTTACTGGTTAATGCGGGGCTTGAAATTTCAGCTGATTTAGCCAATGCCAATTACATTGACGGAGTTGGTTTATATCGCACCGAAGCGTGGTTTATGCAGCGCAGTACCTTTCCAACTCAAAATGAGCAAGAGCTTTGGTATCGCCAAGTGCTGAGCGCTTATCACCCATCTCCTGTGGTAATGCGAACCCTCGATATTGGTGGGGATAAAATGCTCAGCTACTTTGATGTAAAAGAAGAAAATCCATTTTTAGGTTGGCGTGGTATTCGGGTAAGTTTAGATCACCCAGAGCTGTTTTTAGATCAACTCAAAGCCATGCTTAAAGCCAATGCCGGTTTAGGTAATTTAAAAATACTATTCCCTATGGTTACAGAAGTCAGCGAAGTAGCTCAAGCAAAGCAATTGTTAGAGCGCGCTTATTATGAATTAGCTGATGAGTGGGCTGATCAGTTTTGCCAAATTGAAATGCCTGAAATTGGTGTCATGCTCGAAGTGCCTTCAAGCACTTGGCTTATTCCTGAATGGGCAGGAAAAGTCGATTTTTGTTCCGTGGGTAGTAACGATTTAACCCAATATTTACTGGCTGTAGACAGAACGAATAGCAGAGTTGCTGAGCTATTTAATCCATTTCACCCAGCGGTGCTGCGGGTTTTAAATAATATTGCCGAGCAATGTCAGCAGTTTGAGTTACCGTTTAGTTTATGTGGTGAGCTTGCGGCTGATCCGGAAGGCGCAATTTTACTGGTTGCGATGGGGTATCGCAGTTTAAGTATGAACCCAAGCTCAATTAACCAAGTTAAATGGGCTTTACGTCGCCTTGAAGTACGTTATATGAAAGACTTACTTGCTGAATGTTTACGTCAGCCAAGTGCCATTTTAGTGCAGCGTTTAGTGCGCAATTTTATTGTTGAACATGGCTTAAGTCAGCTACTTTATACTTGTCACGGCATGTCTGAATCAATTTAG
- the rppH gene encoding RNA pyrophosphohydrolase, with amino-acid sequence MIDAEGFRANVGIVICNNQGQVFWAKRYGQHSWQFPQGGVDDGETPEQTMFRELHEEVGLLPEDVEILASSKHWLRYKLPKRLIRKDSSPVCVGQKQKWFLLKLKCKDEDVNLLKTHHPEFDGWRWVSYWYPVRQVVSFKRDVYRRVMKEFAPIAMPFYKKEITREVWRSHN; translated from the coding sequence GTGATTGATGCCGAAGGATTTCGAGCCAATGTCGGAATTGTGATTTGTAATAATCAAGGACAGGTTTTTTGGGCGAAGCGTTATGGTCAACATTCGTGGCAATTTCCACAAGGCGGTGTTGATGATGGTGAAACCCCAGAACAAACTATGTTTCGAGAGTTACATGAAGAAGTAGGGCTGTTACCAGAAGATGTTGAAATTTTGGCAAGCTCTAAACATTGGTTACGATATAAATTACCAAAAAGACTGATCCGTAAAGATTCAAGTCCAGTCTGTGTTGGTCAAAAACAAAAGTGGTTTTTACTCAAGCTCAAGTGTAAAGACGAAGATGTAAACTTACTCAAAACGCATCACCCAGAGTTTGATGGTTGGCGCTGGGTAAGTTATTGGTATCCCGTTCGTCAAGTGGTGTCTTTTAAACGCGATGTTTACCGTCGTGTGATGAAGGAATTTGCGCCAATTGCGATGCCATTTTATAAAAAAGAAATTACCCGAGAGGTTTGGCGCTCACACAATTAA
- the mutH gene encoding DNA mismatch repair endonuclease MutH — MTFPSKPTPPTSIAQLMTRVDAIAGLTLGELAAHYHFKTPKDLLKDKGWIGQLIEWVLGASAGSRPEPDFPELGIELKTIPISYTGKPLETTYVSVTPLINLQNATWQNSVVKKKLNHVLWLPILSERDIRPDQRIIGSGFLWQPTALQEAQLRQDWEELTEMIALGEIDKINGKYGQVMQIRPKAANAKALTNAIGPNGSIIQTLPRGYYLKTHFTQAILSQQFGL; from the coding sequence ATGACTTTTCCGAGCAAACCAACTCCTCCAACTAGCATTGCGCAACTGATGACTCGAGTTGATGCTATTGCAGGCTTAACTTTAGGAGAGCTTGCGGCGCATTATCACTTTAAGACACCAAAAGACTTACTCAAAGACAAAGGCTGGATTGGACAACTGATTGAATGGGTTTTAGGGGCTTCGGCGGGCTCTCGCCCTGAACCAGACTTCCCTGAATTAGGCATTGAGTTAAAAACCATACCAATTTCATACACAGGTAAACCTCTCGAAACAACGTATGTTTCAGTGACACCATTAATTAATTTGCAAAACGCAACATGGCAAAATAGTGTAGTGAAAAAAAAGCTGAACCATGTTTTGTGGTTGCCTATTTTATCTGAACGTGACATTCGACCCGATCAACGTATTATTGGTTCTGGATTTTTATGGCAACCAACCGCATTACAAGAAGCACAATTGCGCCAAGACTGGGAAGAGCTTACCGAGATGATAGCCCTCGGTGAAATAGACAAAATAAATGGTAAATATGGCCAAGTGATGCAAATTCGGCCAAAGGCAGCCAATGCCAAAGCATTGACCAATGCAATTGGGCCAAACGGTAGTATTATTCAAACACTACCAAGAGGTTATTACCTAAAAACTCACTTTACCCAAGCGATTTTATCGCAGCAATTTGGCCTGTAA
- the eno gene encoding phosphopyruvate hydratase, whose protein sequence is MSKIVKVIGREIMDSRGNPTVEADVHLECGAWGRACAPSGASTGTREALELRDGDKSRYLGKGVLTAVNFVNTDIANAVAGQNAIEQAKIDGIMIELDGTENKEKFGANAILAVSLAVAKAAAQAKGVQLYEHIADLNGTPGQYSMPVPMMNIINGGEHADNNVDIQEFMIQPVGAPNFREALRMGAEIFHTLKKVLSARGLSTAVGDEGGFAPDLKSNEEALAVIVEAVEGAGYVMNKDITLALDCASSEFYHDGVYDLKGEGKTFNSEGFADFLADLSVRYPIVSIEDGLDESDWDGWKVLTDKIGDKVQLVGDDLFVTNTKILKRGIDNGIGNSILIKFNQIGSLTETLEAINMAKAAGFTVVISHRSGETEDATIADLAVGTAAGQIKTGSLCRSDRVSKYNQLLRIEEQLGAAVKYNGRSEIKGQ, encoded by the coding sequence ATGTCAAAAATAGTTAAAGTGATTGGTCGTGAGATTATGGATTCACGTGGTAACCCAACTGTCGAAGCAGATGTACATCTGGAATGTGGCGCTTGGGGACGTGCGTGCGCGCCATCAGGGGCATCTACCGGTACTCGTGAAGCACTGGAATTACGTGATGGGGATAAATCACGTTACTTAGGCAAAGGCGTTTTAACCGCTGTAAACTTTGTCAACACGGATATTGCTAATGCTGTTGCAGGTCAAAATGCAATTGAGCAAGCAAAAATTGACGGCATCATGATTGAGCTTGATGGCACTGAAAATAAAGAAAAATTTGGTGCAAATGCCATCCTAGCTGTGTCATTAGCGGTAGCGAAAGCTGCAGCTCAAGCTAAAGGTGTACAACTTTATGAGCATATCGCTGATTTAAATGGTACTCCTGGCCAGTATTCAATGCCAGTTCCAATGATGAATATCATCAATGGTGGTGAGCATGCAGATAACAACGTTGATATTCAAGAGTTTATGATCCAACCAGTTGGCGCTCCGAATTTCCGTGAAGCATTACGCATGGGCGCTGAAATCTTCCATACACTGAAAAAAGTATTAAGCGCGCGTGGCTTAAGCACTGCGGTAGGTGATGAAGGTGGTTTTGCACCAGACCTTAAATCAAACGAAGAAGCACTTGCTGTGATTGTTGAAGCGGTAGAAGGCGCTGGTTATGTCATGAATAAAGACATTACGTTAGCGTTAGATTGTGCTTCATCTGAGTTTTATCATGATGGTGTTTACGACTTAAAAGGCGAAGGTAAAACATTCAATTCTGAAGGTTTTGCTGACTTCTTAGCCGATTTAAGTGTACGTTACCCAATCGTATCAATCGAAGATGGTTTAGACGAAAGTGACTGGGATGGTTGGAAAGTATTAACCGATAAAATAGGTGATAAAGTTCAACTTGTGGGTGATGATTTATTTGTTACCAATACCAAGATTTTAAAACGTGGGATTGATAACGGGATTGGTAATTCAATCTTAATCAAATTTAACCAAATTGGTTCACTCACTGAAACGTTAGAAGCGATTAACATGGCAAAAGCGGCAGGCTTTACCGTGGTTATCTCTCATCGTTCAGGTGAAACTGAAGATGCAACAATTGCTGATTTAGCTGTTGGTACTGCAGCGGGCCAAATTAAAACAGGTTCGTTATGTCGTTCAGATCGCGTATCAAAGTATAACCAATTACTTCGTATTGAAGAGCAATTAGGTGCTGCGGTTAAATATAACGGTCGTAGCGAAATTAAAGGTCAGTAA